A single genomic interval of Romboutsia ilealis harbors:
- a CDS encoding carbohydrate ABC transporter permease: MNKKLSKIALDILGIILALICLSPFYIIIVNSFKTKGELFESTLALPEKFNLDNYTRAWEQLDFIKVLGNSLFITVISIVFIVLFASMAAWMLQRTNSKISNMILFIFISSMLVTFQSIMLPLINIMGKLNLLNVPGIIFMYIGFGSASAIFLYHGFVKSIPKELDEAALIDGCSKWQTFRYIIFPLLKPISITVAILNTVWIWNDFLLPSLVINQAGTRTIPLSMFFFFGQYTKQWDLALAGLVLTIIPVLIFYFFAQKHIIKSVTAGSIK; the protein is encoded by the coding sequence ATGAATAAAAAATTAAGTAAGATAGCACTAGATATATTAGGTATAATACTGGCATTAATATGTTTATCGCCATTTTATATAATAATAGTAAATTCATTTAAGACAAAAGGGGAATTATTTGAAAGTACACTAGCTTTACCAGAAAAGTTTAATCTTGATAACTATACTAGAGCATGGGAGCAATTAGATTTTATAAAAGTATTAGGAAACTCTTTATTTATAACAGTTATAAGTATAGTATTTATAGTACTATTTGCATCTATGGCAGCGTGGATGTTACAAAGAACAAACTCTAAAATAAGTAATATGATATTATTTATATTTATATCTTCAATGTTAGTTACATTCCAATCTATAATGTTGCCTCTTATAAATATAATGGGGAAATTAAATTTACTTAATGTACCAGGAATTATATTTATGTATATAGGATTTGGTTCTGCATCTGCAATATTCTTATATCATGGATTTGTAAAGAGTATACCAAAAGAATTAGATGAAGCTGCATTAATAGATGGATGCAGTAAGTGGCAAACATTTAGATATATAATATTTCCGCTTTTAAAGCCAATATCAATAACAGTTGCAATACTTAATACAGTTTGGATATGGAATGATTTCTTATTACCATCATTAGTTATAAATCAAGCAGGTACTAGAACAATACCACTTTCAATGTTTTTCTTCTTTGGACAATACACAAAGCAATGGGATTTAGCACTTGCAGGTCTTGTACTTACAATAATACCAGTTTTAATATTCTATTTCTTTGCTCAAAAACACATTATAAAGAGTGTAACAGCAGGAAGTATAAAATAA
- the pgmB gene encoding beta-phosphoglucomutase, which translates to MIDAFIFDLDGVITDTAEYHYLAWKELANKIGIEIDREFNETLKGVSRMESLERILVHGNKQNDFTIEEKEKMANDKNMYYVSLIENITPKDILPGISKLLENIKSNNIKIGLASASKNANMVLNNLKLVNYFDFIADASKCKNSKPAPDIFLMALKGLNVEAKNCIGIEDAYSGIEAINTSGMYSVGVGDKKTLKNANLVVEDTTYLEFDTLMDIFNK; encoded by the coding sequence ATGATAGATGCATTTATATTTGATTTAGATGGAGTGATAACTGACACAGCAGAGTATCACTATCTTGCATGGAAAGAATTAGCAAACAAAATAGGTATAGAAATAGATAGAGAATTTAATGAAACATTAAAAGGTGTAAGTAGAATGGAATCTTTAGAGAGGATACTTGTACATGGAAATAAGCAAAATGATTTTACTATTGAAGAAAAAGAAAAAATGGCAAATGATAAAAATATGTACTATGTATCCTTAATAGAAAATATAACACCTAAAGATATATTACCAGGAATAAGTAAATTATTGGAAAATATAAAATCAAATAATATAAAAATAGGATTAGCATCAGCAAGTAAAAATGCTAATATGGTACTTAATAATTTGAAACTTGTTAATTATTTTGATTTTATAGCAGATGCATCTAAATGTAAAAATAGTAAGCCTGCACCGGATATATTCCTTATGGCTTTAAAGGGTTTAAATGTTGAAGCTAAAAATTGTATAGGGATAGAAGATGCATATTCTGGAATTGAAGCAATAAATACATCAGGAATGTATTCTGTTGGAGTTGGAGATAAAAAAACATTAAAAAATGCAAATTTAGTAGTAGAAGATACAACATATTTAGAATTTGATACATTAATGGATATATTTAATAAATAA
- a CDS encoding LacI family DNA-binding transcriptional regulator: protein MKVTIKDVAKEANVATSTVSRVLSNSPKISEKTKENVHEAIKKLNYKPNAIARSLANNKTRILGVVLPEDADDILNNPFFINAMKGMSMYAQKKNYYITYTFSKTQQIERKHLKDIINSNLVDGVILLRVSEDDKNTAYLRSIDFPFVVVGRPDNPEEVLWVNNDNISAMYNVVEKLIKKGHRKIGFVGAIENLNMSKDRFIGYKNALFDNKISYDESIVVHKDEFIENEGQSACNELLQNKDITAIVTTDDLIAFGIMKELKLKNIDNISIVGFNNTPLSAYQNPPLATVDINAYELGYSAAKLLINNLEGKEHAKRHYIVDTEFIERESFI, encoded by the coding sequence ATGAAAGTAACAATAAAGGATGTAGCAAAAGAGGCAAATGTTGCAACATCTACAGTGTCTAGGGTTTTATCTAATAGCCCTAAAATAAGTGAAAAAACTAAAGAAAATGTACATGAAGCTATAAAAAAACTAAATTATAAACCAAATGCAATAGCTAGAAGTTTAGCAAATAATAAAACTAGAATACTTGGTGTAGTTCTTCCTGAGGATGCGGATGATATATTAAATAATCCATTTTTCATAAATGCTATGAAGGGAATGAGTATGTATGCTCAAAAGAAAAACTACTATATAACTTATACATTTAGTAAGACTCAGCAGATAGAAAGAAAGCATTTAAAAGATATAATAAATAGTAATTTAGTTGATGGAGTTATACTTCTTAGAGTAAGTGAAGACGATAAAAATACAGCTTATTTAAGAAGCATAGATTTTCCATTTGTTGTAGTTGGAAGACCTGATAATCCAGAGGAAGTTTTATGGGTTAATAATGATAATATTAGTGCAATGTATAATGTTGTAGAGAAGTTGATTAAAAAAGGTCATAGAAAAATAGGTTTTGTAGGGGCTATTGAAAATCTTAATATGTCTAAAGATAGATTTATAGGATATAAGAATGCACTTTTTGATAACAAAATAAGCTATGATGAAAGTATTGTTGTACATAAAGATGAATTCATAGAAAATGAAGGACAAAGTGCATGCAATGAGCTTTTACAAAATAAAGATATAACTGCGATTGTTACAACTGATGATCTTATAGCTTTTGGTATTATGAAAGAATTAAAATTAAAAAATATAGATAATATATCAATAGTAGGATTTAATAATACACCTTTATCAGCATATCAAAATCCACCACTTGCTACAGTTGATATAAATGCCTATGAGTTAGGATATAGTGCTGCAAAATTACTTATAAATAATTTAGAAGGTAAAGAGCATGCAAAAAGACACTATATAGTAGATACAGAATTTATAGAGAGAGAATCCTTTATATAA
- a CDS encoding glycoside hydrolase family 65 protein yields the protein MKRLFNTIDEWKIIQDKIEFEENRLAESIMSIGNGYMGMRGNYEEYYSKDSHRGSYIGGVWYPDKTRVGWWKNGYPNYFGKVPNSVNFIGIDVYINGKILDLGKAEVKDFYRELDMKNGTLTRKFIANIDGYEIEAKVTRFLSIVAKELGVIKYEIKSLNFDGEIMFCPYLDSNVKNEDSNYDETFWVNVSTDSKNNYGNVVAKTKDNPFNTEVFTIASVMNIRFNKETKLNTYSNREYYSDNTLIFDIKESETVAIEKYIAITTTRDYEENKLVEKAEYILNKEINKGYETVLQEQIKAWNKRWETSDIKIDGDDLAQQGIRYNLFQLFSTYYGDDSRLNIGPKGFTGEKYGGATYWDTEAYCLPVYLGTTSKEVSKNLLLYRYNQLEKAKENAQKLGLEGALYPMVTFNGEECHNEWEITFEEIHRNGSIIYAIYNYTNYTGDYEYIKEYGIDVIVEVARFWASRVHLNKRKGLYMIHGVTGPNEYDNNVNNNWYTNYLAKWCLEYAAENIFKLEKECIESVNRNNVSKEEVKMWLNIADKMYLPYDEELDIIVQHDDFLDKEFIKVNDLPKNNLPLNQNWSWDKILRSCFIKQADVLQGIYYFNDKFTFKEKKRNFEFYESYTVHESSLSPSIYSIIACEIDNLDKAYELYSRTARLDLDNYNNDTEDGLHITSMSGAWLSIIQGFAGMRTNNQTLSFNPKLPNKWNSYSFNINYRENKLKIEVNKDGINITNLEGNDIEVNVYDKKYIVKNNEYIAYRYVALS from the coding sequence ATGAAGCGTTTATTTAACACTATTGATGAGTGGAAGATAATTCAAGATAAAATAGAGTTTGAAGAAAATAGATTAGCTGAATCCATAATGAGTATAGGTAATGGATATATGGGTATGAGGGGTAATTATGAAGAATATTATAGTAAGGACTCTCATAGAGGATCTTATATAGGAGGGGTTTGGTATCCTGATAAAACACGTGTTGGATGGTGGAAAAATGGATATCCTAATTATTTTGGTAAGGTGCCAAATAGTGTAAACTTTATAGGTATTGATGTATATATAAATGGAAAAATATTAGATTTAGGAAAAGCCGAGGTAAAAGATTTTTATAGAGAGTTAGATATGAAAAATGGGACTCTAACTAGAAAATTTATAGCTAACATAGATGGATATGAAATAGAAGCTAAAGTTACAAGATTCTTAAGTATAGTAGCTAAAGAATTAGGAGTTATAAAGTATGAGATAAAATCATTAAATTTTGATGGAGAAATAATGTTTTGTCCATATTTAGACTCAAATGTAAAAAATGAAGATTCAAATTATGATGAAACATTCTGGGTTAATGTTAGTACAGATTCTAAAAATAACTATGGTAATGTAGTAGCTAAGACTAAAGATAATCCATTTAATACAGAAGTATTTACGATAGCATCAGTTATGAATATTAGATTCAATAAGGAAACTAAATTAAATACTTATTCAAATAGAGAATACTATAGTGATAATACCTTAATATTTGACATTAAAGAGAGTGAGACTGTAGCTATTGAAAAATATATTGCTATAACAACTACAAGGGATTATGAAGAAAATAAGCTTGTAGAAAAAGCTGAATATATATTAAATAAAGAAATAAATAAAGGTTATGAAACAGTTTTACAAGAACAAATTAAAGCATGGAATAAAAGATGGGAAACATCAGATATAAAAATAGATGGTGATGATTTAGCACAACAAGGTATAAGATACAATCTATTCCAATTATTCTCAACATATTATGGTGATGACTCAAGGCTTAATATAGGTCCAAAAGGATTTACAGGAGAAAAATATGGTGGAGCAACTTATTGGGATACAGAAGCGTATTGTTTACCTGTTTATCTTGGAACTACTTCTAAAGAGGTATCAAAAAATTTATTACTATATAGATATAACCAATTAGAAAAAGCTAAAGAAAATGCCCAAAAGCTAGGTTTAGAAGGAGCTTTATATCCAATGGTTACATTTAATGGTGAGGAGTGTCACAATGAATGGGAAATAACTTTTGAAGAAATACATAGAAATGGTTCTATTATTTACGCAATATACAACTACACTAATTATACTGGAGATTATGAATATATAAAAGAATATGGTATAGATGTAATAGTTGAAGTTGCAAGATTTTGGGCAAGTAGGGTTCATTTAAATAAAAGAAAAGGTTTATATATGATTCATGGAGTAACAGGCCCTAATGAATATGATAATAATGTAAATAATAATTGGTATACTAATTATCTAGCTAAATGGTGCCTAGAATATGCAGCAGAAAATATATTTAAGTTAGAAAAAGAGTGCATAGAATCAGTAAATAGAAATAATGTATCTAAAGAAGAGGTTAAAATGTGGTTAAATATAGCGGATAAAATGTATTTACCATATGATGAAGAACTAGATATAATAGTTCAACATGATGACTTTTTGGATAAAGAGTTTATAAAGGTAAATGATTTACCAAAGAATAATTTACCTTTAAATCAAAATTGGTCATGGGACAAAATACTTAGATCGTGCTTTATAAAACAAGCAGACGTACTTCAAGGAATTTATTATTTTAATGATAAATTTACTTTTAAAGAAAAGAAAAGAAATTTTGAATTTTATGAATCGTATACTGTTCATGAGTCGTCTTTATCTCCTTCAATTTATTCTATAATTGCTTGTGAAATAGACAATCTTGATAAAGCTTATGAGTTATATTCAAGAACAGCTAGACTTGATTTAGATAATTATAATAATGATACTGAAGATGGACTCCATATTACATCTATGTCAGGTGCATGGTTATCTATAATTCAAGGCTTTGCAGGTATGAGAACAAATAATCAAACCTTATCATTTAATCCAAAGCTTCCTAATAAATGGAATAGCTACAGTTTTAATATAAACTATAGAGAAAATAAACTTAAAATAGAAGTAAACAAAGACGGTATAAATATAACTAATTTAGAAGGTAATGATATAGAAGTTAATGTTTATGATAAAAAGTATATAGTAAAAAATAATGAATATATAGCTTATAGATATGTTGCATTAAGTTAA
- a CDS encoding ABC transporter substrate-binding protein gives MGLKRILSLLTVTVLVGTSIVGCSSSNGKDSSGDASGDKVIVDIFQFKVEAKDALEKAAKVYEEKNPNIDINIETVGGGNDYGAALRSKFQSGQEPTIFNIGGPQDVEDWASKLEDLSDQPWVDDAFEGTLGSVTADEGIFGMPFNQEGYGFIYNKEIFEKAGIDPATITSYEALENAVKTLDSKKDELGIEAVFAVPGKEKWVTGLHLLNVALGNEFESGKQAYEAKSLNFTYNKELKELLDLQTDYAFMPDGKKGSINSVDYAMQVEQKYSTGKVAMVQMGNWAYGGIEGVNADIAANSGILPMPLKGVKEDSIPVGVPMYWSINKDESDAEKDAAKDFLNWLYTSDEGKEMIINDFNFIPAFKGYESDELQPKDPLSADVLNYANNGKTAPWVFMGYPSGWGENIVGADIQKYLDGSMSWEDLVKNAQKTWAEERE, from the coding sequence ATGGGGTTAAAAAGAATATTAAGTTTATTAACTGTAACAGTATTAGTAGGAACAAGTATCGTGGGATGTAGTAGCTCAAATGGAAAAGATAGCTCAGGGGATGCTTCAGGCGACAAGGTCATAGTAGATATATTCCAATTTAAAGTAGAAGCTAAAGATGCATTAGAAAAAGCGGCAAAAGTTTATGAGGAAAAAAATCCTAATATAGATATAAATATAGAAACTGTAGGAGGAGGAAACGATTACGGTGCGGCATTAAGATCTAAATTCCAATCAGGTCAAGAGCCTACTATATTTAATATTGGTGGACCACAAGATGTAGAAGATTGGGCATCAAAATTAGAGGATTTATCAGATCAGCCTTGGGTTGATGATGCATTTGAGGGGACATTAGGATCAGTAACAGCTGATGAAGGTATATTTGGTATGCCTTTTAATCAAGAAGGATATGGATTTATATATAACAAAGAAATATTTGAAAAAGCAGGTATTGACCCAGCGACTATAACTTCTTATGAAGCATTAGAAAATGCTGTAAAGACATTAGATTCTAAAAAGGATGAATTAGGGATTGAAGCAGTATTTGCAGTTCCAGGAAAAGAAAAATGGGTAACAGGACTTCACTTACTAAATGTTGCATTAGGAAATGAATTTGAAAGTGGAAAGCAAGCTTATGAAGCTAAGAGTTTAAACTTTACATACAATAAAGAATTAAAAGAATTATTAGATTTACAAACTGACTATGCATTTATGCCAGATGGTAAAAAGGGATCTATAAACTCTGTTGATTACGCTATGCAAGTAGAGCAAAAATATTCAACTGGTAAAGTAGCTATGGTTCAAATGGGGAACTGGGCATACGGAGGAATAGAAGGCGTAAATGCAGATATAGCAGCTAACTCAGGAATATTACCAATGCCTCTTAAGGGAGTTAAAGAAGACTCTATACCAGTAGGTGTTCCGATGTATTGGTCTATAAATAAAGATGAATCGGATGCAGAAAAAGATGCAGCTAAAGATTTCTTAAACTGGTTATACACTTCTGATGAAGGTAAAGAAATGATAATAAATGACTTTAACTTCATACCAGCATTTAAAGGATATGAAAGTGATGAATTACAACCAAAAGATCCATTATCAGCGGATGTGTTAAATTATGCTAACAATGGAAAGACTGCACCGTGGGTATTTATGGGATATCCAAGTGGATGGGGAGAAAATATTGTTGGTGCTGATATACAAAAATATTTAGATGGAAGTATGAGCTGGGAAGACTTAGTTAAAAATGCTCAAAAAACATGGGCTGAAGAAAGAGAATAA
- a CDS encoding RelA/SpoT domain-containing protein has protein sequence MELNKNEFLKEYNIDEKFLIDNNIDWNELEKIYNDYSMYRKSYETQANLIANILREHKKVHSVKARVKDENHLIEKIIRKTENRRRKYGQDFNFTVENYKDEITDLVGIRVIHIFKEDWEEIHNFITKMWNVNEIVANIRKGDNTKTFEDLGIEVCSRLSGYRSVHYLVESYPTTEKVITEVQVRTIFEEGYGEIDHQLRYSLNEIPEILEQNLMLLNRIAGSSDEMASLINLLSKNFKDIESEYNKKIEEKNKKILELKENILKNEALDEKDKKLFIKNIESIIN, from the coding sequence ATGGAACTTAATAAAAATGAATTTTTAAAAGAGTATAATATAGATGAAAAGTTTTTAATAGATAATAATATAGATTGGAATGAATTAGAGAAAATTTATAATGATTATAGTATGTATAGAAAAAGTTATGAAACTCAAGCAAATTTAATTGCAAATATACTTAGAGAACATAAAAAAGTGCACTCTGTTAAAGCTCGTGTTAAGGATGAAAATCATTTAATAGAGAAAATTATAAGAAAAACAGAAAATAGAAGAAGAAAATATGGACAAGATTTCAACTTTACAGTAGAAAATTATAAAGATGAAATAACAGATTTAGTAGGAATAAGAGTAATACATATATTTAAAGAAGATTGGGAAGAAATTCATAATTTTATAACTAAGATGTGGAATGTAAATGAGATAGTTGCAAACATTAGAAAAGGAGATAATACTAAAACTTTTGAGGATTTAGGAATTGAGGTTTGTTCCAGATTATCAGGATATCGTTCAGTTCATTATTTGGTAGAATCATATCCAACTACAGAAAAAGTTATAACAGAAGTACAAGTTAGAACTATATTTGAAGAAGGATATGGTGAAATAGATCATCAACTTAGGTATTCACTAAATGAAATACCAGAAATACTTGAACAAAATTTAATGCTACTTAATAGAATAGCTGGAAGTTCTGATGAAATGGCATCCTTAATAAATTTATTAAGTAAAAATTTTAAAGATATAGAAAGTGAATACAATAAAAAAATAGAAGAAAAAAATAAAAAGATATTAGAACTTAAAGAAAATATATTAAAAAATGAAGCTTTAGATGAAAAAGATAAAAAGTTATTTATAAAAAATATAGAAAGCATAATAAACTAG
- a CDS encoding carbohydrate ABC transporter permease yields MSQAKVEVKNSKTKLETKKSKKKSKGQHGLAYWTFVGPSLFAFSLVVLIPLILGIYYSFTNWNGIGSNIEWVGFKNYIKVFNDEGFRSSLWFTVKFTIVSVISINVIAFFLALLVTRESKISNLLRTIFFMPNLIGGLILGFIWQFIFVNVFNAVGQSLGQEWMMGWLSNSTTGFWGMVIIMAWQMAGYVMVIYIAGLQNVPPELNEAAKIDGANAWQRIKLITFPMIRPSFTISLFLTLSNSFKLFDQNLALTNGGPGNATQMLAFELYQTAFSYNKMNLAQAKAVIFFVFVCIITLVQVYMTKKDEVEA; encoded by the coding sequence ATGTCACAAGCCAAGGTTGAAGTTAAAAACTCAAAAACAAAACTTGAAACTAAAAAGTCAAAGAAAAAATCTAAAGGACAACATGGTCTAGCTTATTGGACATTTGTTGGACCAAGTTTATTTGCATTTTCATTAGTTGTGCTTATTCCATTAATATTAGGAATTTATTATTCATTTACAAATTGGAATGGTATAGGTTCTAATATAGAATGGGTTGGATTTAAAAATTATATAAAAGTATTTAATGACGAAGGATTTAGAAGTTCACTTTGGTTTACTGTTAAATTTACTATAGTATCAGTTATTTCTATAAATGTAATAGCATTTTTCTTAGCATTATTAGTAACTAGAGAATCGAAAATAAGTAATTTACTTAGAACAATATTTTTTATGCCAAACTTAATTGGGGGATTAATATTAGGTTTTATATGGCAATTTATATTTGTTAATGTATTTAATGCTGTAGGTCAATCTTTAGGTCAAGAATGGATGATGGGATGGTTATCAAATTCAACTACAGGATTTTGGGGAATGGTAATTATTATGGCTTGGCAAATGGCAGGATACGTTATGGTTATATATATAGCAGGTCTTCAAAATGTTCCACCTGAATTAAATGAGGCTGCAAAAATCGATGGAGCAAATGCATGGCAAAGAATAAAACTTATCACTTTCCCAATGATAAGACCATCATTTACAATAAGTTTATTCTTAACACTTTCGAACTCATTTAAGTTATTTGATCAAAACTTAGCATTAACTAATGGAGGGCCAGGTAATGCAACTCAAATGCTAGCATTTGAGTTGTACCAAACAGCATTTTCATATAACAAAATGAATTTAGCTCAAGCTAAAGCTGTAATATTCTTTGTATTTGTTTGTATTATAACATTAGTTCAAGTTTATATGACTAAGAAAGATGAGGTGGAAGCATAA
- the uvsE gene encoding UV DNA damage repair endonuclease UvsE, with protein MIIRLGYVAIALNLGKVTSSSTLTYTRYLKLNKEDRLKKLKEVTYSNIEALEKILRYNIDNNIHFYRMTSNFIPLATHPDVMWDYLKYFKKDLEYIGKLIKDNNLRVDAHPDQFNVINSDRESVVENTLRTLNMQVDLFEAMNYEQGKLVIHIGGAEGGKDIALDRFINNLKNFPKRITDRLILENDDKTFNAKEVLQICEKTNLPMVFDIHHHNCNNCEEDIKSLLPQIFKTWEDEELVPKIHFSSPREFEKDRKHADYIDANRFLEFIYKAKESVNKDFDIMIEAKKKDITLNILVKDLKKLTKDIKFIDSATLEI; from the coding sequence ATGATAATAAGATTAGGATATGTAGCAATAGCATTGAATTTAGGTAAAGTTACATCATCATCTACATTGACATATACAAGATATTTAAAACTAAATAAAGAAGATAGATTAAAAAAGCTTAAGGAAGTAACTTACTCTAATATAGAAGCACTTGAAAAAATACTTAGATACAATATAGACAATAATATACATTTTTATAGAATGACATCAAATTTTATACCTTTAGCAACTCATCCTGATGTAATGTGGGATTATTTAAAATATTTTAAAAAAGATTTAGAATATATCGGAAAGCTAATAAAAGATAACAACTTAAGAGTGGATGCACATCCAGATCAATTTAATGTTATAAATAGCGATAGAGAAAGTGTAGTTGAAAATACTTTAAGAACTCTTAATATGCAGGTTGATTTATTTGAAGCTATGAATTATGAACAGGGAAAATTGGTAATACATATAGGTGGTGCTGAAGGAGGAAAGGATATTGCATTAGATAGATTTATAAATAATTTAAAAAATTTTCCTAAAAGAATAACTGATAGATTAATACTTGAAAATGATGATAAAACCTTTAATGCAAAAGAAGTACTACAGATTTGTGAAAAGACAAATTTACCAATGGTATTTGATATACATCATCATAATTGCAATAATTGTGAAGAAGATATTAAAAGCTTGTTACCACAAATATTTAAGACTTGGGAAGATGAAGAGTTAGTACCTAAGATACATTTTTCAAGTCCTAGAGAATTTGAAAAAGATAGAAAACATGCAGATTATATAGATGCAAATAGATTTTTAGAATTCATATATAAGGCTAAAGAAAGTGTAAATAAAGATTTTGATATTATGATTGAAGCTAAGAAAAAAGATATAACTCTTAATATATTAGTTAAAGATTTAAAAAAACTTACTAAAGATATAAAATTTATAGATAGCGCTACCTTAGAAATATAG
- a CDS encoding C40 family peptidase — MLNRKIAIGVSVPAMALALSATVSFANSNEGTVTADALNVRSGPSTSYSITTKIYKGNKVEILETSNGWHKIKTSNGTIGWVSGSYISVSSGSTSQTSYKATVNATSLNVRSGAGTSYSVITKLSKGTVVDVIESASNGWKKIKTSSGTTGWVSGEYLTKGVVENSTSQTSYKATVNATSLNVRSGAGTSYSVITKLSKGTVVDVIESASNGWKKIKTSSGTTGWVSGDYLTKGVVENSTSQTSYKATVNATSLNVRSGAGTSYSVITKLSKGTVVDVIESASNGWKKIKTSSGTTGWVSGDYLTKGVVENSTSSTNKVQAVLDLAEKQLGKPYVWGAEGPNSFDCSGLIYYVYKNAAGITLPRTSAAQYSAGVAVSKSNLKAGDLIFSSTDGTGNITHVAIYAGNGKMIHAPRSGKNVEKVDMNTNYWNKAYVGARRVL; from the coding sequence ATGTTAAATAGAAAAATTGCGATAGGAGTAAGCGTACCTGCTATGGCCCTTGCATTATCAGCTACAGTTTCATTTGCAAACTCAAATGAGGGTACAGTAACTGCTGATGCATTAAATGTAAGAAGTGGACCAAGTACAAGTTATAGTATTACAACTAAGATATATAAAGGAAATAAAGTAGAAATATTAGAAACATCAAATGGATGGCATAAAATAAAAACATCAAATGGAACAATAGGATGGGTAAGTGGAAGTTACATAAGTGTTTCTTCAGGAAGTACATCACAAACATCATATAAAGCAACAGTAAATGCAACATCATTAAATGTAAGAAGTGGAGCAGGAACAAGCTACTCAGTGATAACAAAGTTATCAAAAGGAACAGTAGTAGATGTAATAGAAAGTGCATCAAATGGATGGAAAAAGATAAAAACATCAAGTGGAACAACAGGATGGGTGAGTGGAGAATACCTAACAAAAGGTGTAGTAGAAAACTCTACATCACAAACATCATATAAAGCAACAGTAAATGCAACATCATTAAATGTAAGAAGTGGAGCAGGAACAAGCTACTCAGTGATAACAAAGTTATCAAAAGGAACAGTAGTAGATGTAATAGAAAGTGCATCAAATGGATGGAAAAAGATAAAAACATCAAGTGGAACAACAGGATGGGTGAGTGGAGACTACTTAACAAAAGGTGTAGTAGAAAATTCTACATCACAAACATCATATAAAGCAACAGTAAATGCAACATCATTAAATGTAAGAAGTGGAGCAGGAACAAGCTACTCAGTAATAACAAAGTTATCAAAAGGAACAGTAGTAGATGTAATAGAAAGTGCATCAAATGGATGGAAAAAGATAAAAACATCAAGTGGAACAACAGGATGGGTAAGTGGAGACTATTTAACAAAAGGTGTAGTAGAAAACTCTACATCATCTACTAATAAAGTACAAGCAGTACTAGATTTAGCGGAAAAGCAATTAGGTAAGCCTTATGTATGGGGAGCTGAAGGTCCAAATAGTTTCGACTGTTCAGGACTTATATACTATGTATATAAAAATGCAGCGGGTATAACATTACCTAGAACTTCAGCAGCTCAATATAGCGCAGGAGTAGCTGTAAGTAAATCAAACTTAAAAGCAGGGGATTTAATATTCTCAAGTACTGATGGAACAGGTAATATAACACATGTTGCTATATATGCAGGAAATGGAAAAATGATACATGCACCAAGAAGTGGTAAAAATGTTGAGAAAGTTGACATGAATACTAATTACTGGAATAAGGCATATGTAGGTGCAAGAAGAGTTTTATAG